The Alnus glutinosa chromosome 1, dhAlnGlut1.1, whole genome shotgun sequence region ACTCATAATAGGGTTGAAGCCTTGCCACGATACTAAGGACGGGATTTGGATGGATTCCTCTTGGAATCATAGTTCACTGCACGCCAAATTAAGCAATTCCCTAACTCCTCTAACCCTACTCCCAGTCTCCTTTATGAAAGAGGTCAACGTTCCTTTGTGCTCCTTACAACTGGATTCAATTGCAGAGAACAATTCCGAAACCTCCTATTCAAAACCCTCATATGAAACCCCCAAGAATTTTTCTAACCCATACATTCATCTCTTGACCCATTCTAAGCACTCAAATTGGCACGCTTGGCGGATTGAGGAATTCAAAGAGGGAACCTCAAGGGTAATATGAAGGACACTAGAGGAGGGGACCACAGAACCTGAACTGAAGGGTTCAGGATCTACTATGAAAGTGTCCATTGGAGATTTGAGCTTATACCTACCAAACCCATTCTCATAGCTCTGTGTAACCAAACACTGGTAAAGACGAATTTTCTCCCCTCATATTCACTAGCAAGTACTGCCACTAGGAGAAAATCGATTGTCCATGTCTAGAAGGGAAAGCAAATCTAGAcaagatgagagagagaaactatGGCAAAGGGAACCAACCTCGAGCTTCGTTGCCAGTGGTGAAGACCCATTCAACAGTGCAGCTGTGGCCATGCCCGCCAACGTTTTCGATCACTCTATCCCCGCCCTTGCCCGGATTTCATTATTGATTCAACACCTGCCACAAAGTCGAGCAACGAGAAGGAGATTACCACCATTTTGCATTGGGTTTGAATGGACCACCTGCCCAAAAATGTTATTCGAATTGAAAGACATAGCTCGGGCCACATGCCTGTTAACAGTCGCAAGTTAAAGCCCACTACTAGTTGGGCCTTCAGGAAGCTCATAACAGAAGCCCATTCATTAAGTATCTCGATAAAGGCCCCACTTATCGCAAAAGGATTGAGGCGGGCTAAGAGAGCCCAAAAGAGGGCCCATTGCTACCATAATATCCTTAGCACCAGTTCACCTTACATGACATGGGCTAACAAATTTCTCTGGGCCTAGCACCAACAGAAACAATACCTCCATGGGGATCTTGTGAAGATCCTTTAAGCATGGAACCCACGCATAGGTCACCTGTGCTTGCTCTTTTATCCAATAGATGTGGCACATTCCTTTCTCATCCACGCGTACACTCAATCTTGGCCCTTTGCCAATGCTAGAAGAGTACATAAGCTATACTTTTTTTGGATGTGTATCTTCAACGAAGGAAAATACAACAGTGCTCCCTCCTTCGTGCTCCTAACGATTTGTTTTGGCGCTCTGAGCTTGCCTAAGGGGTCGTACCTTACGATGAATTGTGTTAGTACTCTCTTTGGCACCCTTACTGGTAGGGGTGGACAAGCTACCCTTTCCAACAACCACAAGCACCCCTACTAGTAGATGTGGACAAGATACTCTATGGTGAAGGTATGACGACGACCTGAGTTGCGTTTTTCACAGAAGACGGAGACATAAAAAACTATTGCACCTCCACAAACCCGCACCAACCCCATTTCTTCTTTCCCTTGGGAATAAGAATAAATCCCCACTACCCACCACCACAAAACTCCTCAATGGCCAAGTAATTTCcgtgagaattgctacaatgtTGGCCCATGAAGGTTCTTTGAGAGTCTTTGAACTTTCGCATTGTCGTTCACTCTAGCCACCTCATCAACCGTCAAGAGTAACCAAAAAGCTCCCTCTTTCtccaaaaaattcaaacataGGTAGCCCTTCCATTGTCCCACTATTCTTAGCCTGAAGGAGTCACCCATGGTTTGATGATGAACTCAAAAGATtacgctaaaaaaaaaaaaaaccaaccctCCCCATGTGACTTTTGTTACTCACAGACTCAACAACACAAAACATGCGCACCAACCTACTCAGCCATCATCGACAACAACCCAAGGCACCCAAGCAATGAAATAAACAACCAGAGAAGCTATTACACGAAGAAAACCAACAAAACCAACACACCAGCACAGAAACTAAGCGGGACGCGCCCTCATGCGCTGCTgaaggggggagagagagagagagaacaaataaTAGACAAATGTTTTTTCCCAATCTCATTAAGTGGATATATATATGACCAAGGTCCATCATAGCCCACTATTATGGTATGTGATACGACAAAACAAGCATGTCTCAAGCATGATACTCATGCCAATGAATTTCACTATAGCTAGGTAACTACAAACGCTATCAAATGCAGTCTCAGGTATTCATTGAAGTAGATTTTGGACAAAGGATTAACCCTAAGGCTACAATTGGTACCAGTACCAGCATTTGATACAGTTTCACAATACTACTATCAAAGATGTAATTTATGAAATATTCTTGTAAAAACTAAAGCATAGATCTCAGATAAATATACCAAATAATCTTTGCTGGAAGATTGATTCAAAACTCGACACTATCAAAGTGTGAAGAGACCAAAAGGCAATGATCAGATTTCAAATCATTGCTCATTTTTTACAACATTTGCTCTTCACACTCAAAGTCTGCCCAGCAAtaggggaaaagaaaaactgaaaaCAAAGAACTGTTAGTGACTTGAATTCAATAATAGCCCAGTATAAGTATTCCTCACTATCAGAGCATATATATTCTAGCCTCTTCACTTTTCTCCctccacatcattttttttcaactatcaTCTTTGCTGCATTATCTCACTATGAACTAATACCTGATCCCCAGAGATCCAAGCAAAGAAAAAGTGGCATGGTCCATATACAGAGATCGGCAGCAGtgccaccaaaaaaaaaagtaattctaATTGCACTAATGTTGACAATAAAATTCATTAGAAAATGTAACTTGAAGAAATAATCAGAGATGAAAATGTACAATGAGGATAAAAGGATTACCTCATCAGAGGGATCTGATAGCGCTTTCAGAAGGGTGTCAAATATGTCATCAAGGAAACTTAAGACCTGTTCCAggtagaaaaacaaatttaaacttTTCAACAGACAACTACAAACGTAAATTCAGAGCACAAGAAGTCAACAAGAAGAAATGGCCAACAAATTAATTGGTAAAACTGAGCTGATTACAGCTTTTCATCCCTTCCTTTGATTTGGAACTTCACTTGTTTTGCTCTCTTTTCCCcagaaatatatattatatatggtaATTAATGAATTACCATACAGCCACATTTGTATTCTTATAAGCATGACCACGCCAGAGGCCGCATTGTTGTACATACGTCAGGTCAAGTATGCATCTTAAATCTCATATTCACATATTCCAAGAGCTGCAACTGAACTTAAGCCAAATGCCTGCGCTTAATGTTGCAAATGACCTGAGCCAAGAACCTACTACCCAAGCTCGCCTCCATCAGAAAAAAGAAGCATCACTCCAGCAGAAGCCGTTAAATATAAGCTCAAGCTTAACCCAGCACAAAAAAGCTTAGAAGCCACTCAACAGGCTCAAGCAAGTTGCCACAGAAGTTGCTGGCAACAACAGTTTTGGGCTAACATCTAATTTGGTTGGGGTAAGACTTTTTGAAACTTACAAGTTAAATTTTAATATGTCAACCACTGGTCACTGACAAGTTCATGTGATACGCCCTCATTTCCATGGAAGTCTAAGCTAGTTGCAAAGGTGGAAAAGGCAATTCATATACAGCAAATGTCACCTCAATTGCAGTCTTTTCCAACGTGGGATTTACTGTTATGAGGCAAAATGTTGTCTAACTAAAATCTACTCGATGAAGGGAACCCCAAGTGTATAATAGTTACAAGCCTCTTTCCCTCACTTGACATTAATCCTATTGTCAACTCATGACAAGCCAGCTCGCAAACTTCCAAGACACAGAATGCTGCGTTCAGGCTTGGCTCCTTTTCCATAACAAGCCTCACAATAAGGCGCAGGCTTGATTCATTTAACAAACTAACAAGCAAAGCCCAAGCTAATTGCAAGCGGCTCATTTTTGTGGAAAAAGcatataagatttttttaataggagctctttaatgaattttttagaGAAGCCTCCCCACAACTCTCAACGTAAATATATGATAAATAGTGCTTTTTCTATAAGTAAAATAGTGTTGCCAAATACATTGGAAGtttggtgtttctcttgtaACTTCCTGTGACTTGGGTGTGCCCTTTTTCGTTTTAATGAAGTTCATTtacttataataaaataaaaaataaaaaataaaaacattcatAAAAAGTGCTAGATAAGATGTATAATGATCTCTCATGGAAGccaaatcatcataaaaaaatcataagtTCAACAATCATCATATCTATTCTCATTAATTCATATAATAGAAAGAAATTGGTAATGAATATAATAGAAATGAAAGCATAGGTAGATCTCAGCAAGGACCTATATGATCACTCATCATCAAGCACCTAATCCCTCAGTCAACCTAATCAAGAATCCTATGTAGAACTTGCATACGGCCCCAACAAAATTGTCAGTGGGCATTTAACAGTAAATTATCTATAGAACCATATGATTAGATAATACCAAAGAGGAATGTGTGTAGACAGGCAATTATACAAACCAAAAGGTACAGAGATAATAGGTTTAGATCACTTTAGATCCCCAAAAGACCTTTTggggaatcaattgtgattgaACACCATCTTTTGGAAAAGGTTCAATTGGCATATCCCTTGAACAGAATACAACTGTTAACATGTATGTCAAAAGGCAGAAAAACAAGCATACAACCTGATATTCATATTACTCATATGACATGCAGTTACCTCGGTGCGATGTCTGTTTAGAAGGGTTGAAATCCAATGCAATGCTTCAATTCGAGTAGCCTCCCATTCACTAGATAATTGCCTGATCAGACAAAATAGCCAGTAATCAACATAATATCTTTCTACTGAGTAATCTGATTATCCTAATTGTCGTAACAGTTAAAGAAGGTACTCTTATAAGCACTTCTCTGGCTCCTCAAGAGGAGACAGCATATACCCATAAAAGTACAAATTTCTAGTTACATTTGAAACGCAGCTTTTTTCCAGGTTTCAAAAACAACACCTTCTTGCAATAGTAAGGATTGGTCCTACATCGAATCCTTCAGCTGGATCAGCATTGATTGAACGAAGCTCTTCATTTGTTTCTCGAGCAaccttataaaaatataatgtatTTAGATGACCAGGGAAAACGAAGACTTCGTTGCATGCACTATTTAGCAAcagtaaatattaaaaaaaaaaaaaaaaataagaaaaataagaagaaaatgaacaccacaaccccccccccccccccccccccggggcaaaaataaataaataaataaataagagagaaaaagaggaaaCGAAAGCTAAAAACAACCTACCACTctaattttctcttctttatcaGATATGCAGGGCAAAATGGCTCCAAGGATATCGGCATAATAAGGAACAAGCTGGTCCCCACCAAGTTTTACAAACTCGTTTATCTGTACAGCCAAGACTCAAACAAAGTTAAATTACAATGAGGCAGCAAATTGCCTGTAAATCTAGAAAAGATGTCAATACTCAATCTACAATCAGATAGATAACTATATCAGAGAGTGATAATGATTACAAATAGCAGAATACTTTCTGTATTGTGGTTCCACTTACCCATGTAATAGCCGTTAACCGAGTAAATTCATCTAGAGAAGCGGCCCTCTGCACCAGTATTTCAGCCATGCGACCATAATCTACAGACTTCAAGAGTAGCACTGCTCGAGTCAGAAAATTACTAAtgaacaaaatattttgtttctatgTCAAAATATTTGGCACTGGTGCATTACAAAGCCATTCTTTGTTTGAATCCAAAGTCAAAACACGACAATCTTATGGTTCAGATAGTGcggtagaaaaagaaaaagggataaTGCCTGGCACAAGATTGGAATGGCGAGGTACGACAGCATATAGTAAAGAAAGCAAAATTGGCATTCAGCAGAAGCCTTACTGGGGAGTTTTTGATCTCTTGTAGGAACTCTGAAAGAGCGGAATCAGCTTGTTGCCGTATTTCATGGCTAGAATCGCTTAACATATTAAACAAACCTGAGATTTATAAAGGATGTGATACGTTCATATGCATTCAAAGAAAAGATCAGATATAAAAGAAGTTTATCAGCTTTCAAATAATGAAAACTTACCATCAAGAAAATCAGGAAGGAAACCCAGCATATCAATATCTGGAACACTGTCCAATACAGTGATCCATCCTACCAAAAACTGTCGGACATAAGGATTTAGGACATTCATACGCTCCCTTAACAACGGTATGAATTCTTCAATGCTGAGGAAGACAGAACATCGTAAAGCAGTTCACAAACTCTTCTAATTATGTCTGATTCTTAAGAATAAGGTTACAGGTCTAAAACAGGAATAAGAAGATGGCGCACCTGAATTGATCACTTTCAGTAACAATATCCTGTTTCATTATAGTAAAATCTGAGatttgatttaacaaaaaagaaagccTATTTTTAGACAACTATAGGGAACATGCCAACAATCTGTTGGTGTTTTAGTTTGTACATGCGTTGGGGAGAAGGGAAGGATCCCATAATAATTGTTTACCTTCACAAGCCGATCTAAAAGATGAGCAGCACTTTGTACATTGGCATCCGAGTCTGCCGACAGCTTACATAAAGCATCAAAAATCTGATTAAAGAATACGATGAAATCCCCTCTTACAACCTGTGCATCAGGCcatcaacaaaagaaaatgtataaAGCCCAGTACACATCCAGAAGAGCACTAATATATAATTCTGCGGATCAACTCTCACCTTTGCAATATTATATAGAGCTTCACAAGCATAATAGCGAACTCTGCTATCTTGGTCAGAAAAAGAATTAAGCACAGGTGGCACAATTTGCTGGCATAATGGATTAGAAACAAAAGCCAATTATGAATTTTATATCAATGAGAGAATGGGGAATACAGAAGAATGAAATGTGCAATTATTTTTGCAATGCAATATAACAGACAGTTATGTCCTTGTTAAGAAGACTAGCAACCCTAGAACTCAATTCCATAAAAATGAATAACAGTAGACTGGTCCTCTTAATCTTGCCCATGATTTGAATCTAATATGCATTGCCAAAAACTGCAAAAGGACGACTTAAAAACAGCTGACAAAAATAGAACCTCTCATgctgaaaaaataaaactcacaAACACATTATCTGGTTGATGATTATGGTTGGTCTCActtctttttttgatgaatattgGTTGGTCTCACTtcttattaaaacttaaattagTAAAAATCATAGCGTATGCTCTTATGGCTGGCAAAAATATTCCATAAAGTATCAGCATCTATAGCATGCTATGACTACTATGGCCACCATTTGAAAGTATGAATTCCAAGAACCACTGATTTTAAGTAGCCCGCTTTCTGTCTACAAAATACGTTGCTTCAGAAAGTAGGAGTTTCAATTTCTTTAATGAGTTCCTATCACTGTCATTGGCCAAGAAGAAAGCACTCTTATGTCACTCCTACCCCATAATATACCAATATAcatgaagaaaataattaatagaTAAAAGGCTACCAGGAGCTTTAATGATGAATATTGTGCATGTcacctttattttttctttaattttccttttttttttcttctagccCTGGTAAGGTAATTAAATTTCTATCATCTTAAAACGACAAGCAAAACCATTTCAGGAAATTGCTTTCCTACAAGCACGATAATTAATCCAACCATACCATCCAAAGGCAAGTTCAGACCTCGCTTCAAATCTGATCAAAGCAAATTTGCTCTATGGAGCGCATATATAACAAAACACAAGTGAACCTGAAATAGACAAAAAGGTTGAAGAAATAATGTGTTTTTGGTGCTTTGCCACCATCCCCTATGTCGTTGTGATCTAGCTGCAACATTGGctcaaaggaaaaggaaaacgtGGCCTCgtgtcaaatatatatttatttttagaacacACTGCCATGGGAAGATTATAGGTTTCTAGTGAAATTTGACACATTCAGTCATTTAACAAAGCACCAATCTAAAATTTAACCCCGGCCACAAAGATCAACTGGTAAAATTCAAACTTAACTAGACCCAAAATTGACATACAAATGAATGACCAATAAAGTAATGTGCACTATTCAAACCCCTTACCTCAAGATGTTGAGCTGCTTCAGAAGTCAATCCAACTGTTGCAGCAGCTAATCCTATCAATCCTCCCTacatcaaacaaaaataatacaaccaaattttttaaaaattttcccACAAAGAAAACCAAACTCCACAAACCTCTTAGACATAATTGCAAACCAGATATCATTTGAAATCACAAAGTCCACACAAGTCAATTCAATTATTACTCATTCCAATTCACTGAAATACCTTCCGGTAATTCGCTTGCGCCGAATACGTAAAGTCCAAAATCAACAAATTGATCACCGCCGTAATCTTGTCGTGATCCCCAGCCGTCGCGAGCTGCTTCACGATTCCCTCGACCTAACATACGCACACACAAACAGATAGATATACACACAAGTCCTCCAAGATCCAACAAAAACCACACAAAAACCCTAGAAACGAAAACCGATCAAAGTGGGAAACAAAAGGGACCTCAAGAGCGGCATTCTTGCGCTTCTCGTAGAGCTTGTCGGAGAGATTGCGAAGCACGGAGGCGGGGATGACAGAGAGCGCGTCGGCCATGGCGAACCCCTTCGAATTCTCTCCAACTAAATTTCCACTCAGAACTCAAAAAATCAGAGTCGTTTCCGGATCTTCTCCTGCTCAAGTCTGAACATCTCTCTAgggtttttctcttttcccaAAGATCGCGGAATCGACGTAACTGCCAACTGGTAATGAAATCGGACCAGGAACTTGGAATTTGACCTTATTTGGATTATTTGGACACAATTCAGATCTACGAATTTTGGTTAAAACTTTAACCGTCTGctctgggttttctttttccttttctctctctctctctctctctctctctctgaattctTTATGTGAAGGTAGTTGCCAAGTGAGGTTGGGACTTGGAAGCGGTGCGTACGGACGAAAATGTCCTcgttttgtatatttttctcGTTTTCTGTCTATTGTGCATGTCCATATCTGGTATTTCGCAAGGGACACAatcgtttttgttttttattttttttttattttttattatttttttccttcttcttcttctgaagAAACTGAATTATACGAGGGAACAAGCCTTTTTGGGAAAGAAAAACTACCATTAAACGCTTTCTCATATGCTTATCATCAGAATTCTTTAACAGTAACCAAGGTCCAAGACTAGTAggagtgatttttttaaaaaaataataataataataattacttttAACCTCACATATTTTATATCCTCTTCGatcaacaaattaaaaagaagaacgatataaataaataaattctctaaattttctTGATTGggattcaagaaaatgatgttGCCAATTTTGACGATTTGCATTTTGAGTGGCCATAACTCGAAATCATTATTAAGAGGTatgatatttaataaattactatATGATTGTCACAATTTGATAATGTAACAgtaaaaatcaacttttaaatcaatacttataaaaaaaaatgttaattgaTTTTCATGTCATATCGTCTCAATTGGTTTACTGAATATCACTGCTCTATTACTAGaggaataaaaacaaaatataggaACAAATAATGACTTCAAAATTCATTTATaccattttgttttgtatttattcTACAAATTCATCCGTTTAATTGAGCCATTCACACTTTTGTGGGAATCCCTCGCGCCATTAAAGGTTcgtttgagtttgtgattttaaaatatgcgattttaaaatagcgaatgtaaaatgtgcgatttgaaaaaataatttttaaaaactcagttaagcgtttggcaaaatcgcagtttaacctttaaaagcgttttcaaaaaagctcTTGCTTGCcagtgatttgaaaaaacagtttttctgcgttttcaaatcgcaatttttcaataacgcaattcaaaaatgatttattttctgcgatttgatttaaaattgtaattttttactaataaaattgcaattccaAACGTACcataaacttttttaaattggAGGGAGGTATAGAGCTTTTTTGTTGAGATTAACATTAatccatttgaaataaaaatgttcactctataattattttttttctttttcctattcttatttaataatttatttcactCTACAATGTTTTTATAGTGATGCTTTTCCTTTTCGAGAAAAGTCAGCTGGAACTtcattttcatggaaaataataattaccCAAAGATTTGTATGAATCCTTGACCAGCAGACACAAACGACAATCATGGGATCATTACTTCCTTAAAAAGGAAGTGCTTACCGCTTAGGGTAACCAAGTCATTGAGGATAGATAAATTACACAATTTagtattcttttattattacttttttcttttttttcttttttttagtattttcggTTGACGTGGCATGCCTTATCAGCTCttcattaattttaattaaaaaaattcataataaaTTAAGCATGCCACATCAGCTAAAAATGCTAAAAGAatgttaaataatatttatttttacaaattcatgACAATTTGCATAATGCCACATGGCAATACATAAGtagaaaaaattaatcaataaaatttaaCAGATAAATTTAATGACTAATATGATAAATATCGCGTCAATCTACAAAGAATTTACAATAAAAGTTAACAGTATTCCAAACAACAACTTGAGGATAAATATGATGGGAAATTTTGTATTTATGATGGAGTCACTtcctctaatatttttttttaaaactttacaTAGGTAAACAggtctataaaaataataaaaataaaacaataaagttAATATTTGTATGAAATACAACTCATGAATTACAGTAAACACAATTAGAGCTTAAGACagcaaatataatttttgaaattataggTTAGTCATTTGAACTCGACCTAAACCACAAATGCGACAGGTATAATTAATTTCTCATAAATAGTTCCACtcataataaaaatcaatttttaatatgtaaaatgGATAATGCACAAACAATCTTGATAAAGTGATGCCCATCATAACtgatgacatatatatattcaggTTGATAATCCAATCTtattgttttatgttatataatTCTAATCATTGTTTTCTCGGGtttctttcataaaaaaataaataaaataaaaaatacattgcattaaaaggaaaaataaaagtaagaaaaatgaCCTACAACCACTCCGTGTGTCACCTGGTGATCATCAACATGGCCGtgggttatttatttatttattttagtgtttattttttttatttttttttataattgccTATTACAGTACATGAAATGATAAAGATAATTGTAAAAGAGATAATTGTTATAAATGAATAATTGCAAATGAGACTATTACAAAAGGATAATGTAAAGGCTAAATTTCTAAACAAGGAATTGAAGGATGAGACTTCTAAGAGAGAGACATAATTCTGAAGATGCTGTCGACACTcgacatatatattataattgcAGAAAAGTGGTGAACAgtagaaaagaaattattaactTGTATAGATAAAGAAAAGTTAAGAGTTCGTTTAGATgtgggtttttttcttcttttttttttttttagaagaaatcAAGGGGAGCTCGGTGTAATGCcccaaaaattgattaattaaaataatcaacTTAGAGTGTTACTCGCAACACCCCTTGTGATACCCcgaaaataaaattgttgatttatAAATCAAAGACCTACATTGAAGGCCACACATAAATGGtttccaacaaaatgccataaaatgaatttcttttaaaaacctTTGAAACTTTGTATTTTCTTCATAATCGAATATTTGACATCCTACTAAAACGTTTGATACCTTCCTTAGCCAAACATTCAACATCTCAGTGAACGTTCAAGACTTTGCCTAGCCGAACATTCAACATCCCACTCAAACGTTCGACCCTATTTGAgaacatttttatctttttagccACCTCAGTCTTTGAGCTTGCAAGGACCCATATAAAGCCATCTATCCTTATCTTTAGCAAACCCTATGTTCGTCATTTCTTCTCACTAGCAACCGtcgaggagagagagagagagagagatcctagagagagaaaatgtggtttttgtgaggcttcatccttAAGAAGAGGTAAACCTAAACCTCAATCCCATTTAAATGagttagcatttttttttttttttaatctacagcttgtgttgttttatagacATTCAAGCATATTACATTAGGATTTTATAATAACCATGCCTAGATTAGCTAAACTTTCAAAAGTTATGAACCCACTCATATTTTTCGTGCTATATCACATTATTATGATTTATTATGACCTTTAGCGTTATTAGGTGTAATAcccaagaaaataattaaaagatttaTTGTAGTTAAAtcaaatagataaaataagTGGAATTAATAACCAAgcaaaacacttagaaaattttagagaaaaaaaaaaaaatcagttttgtggttttttgtcTAAATGAGAAGTCTTCTATTCGAACAGTTCCATTGTGATGCACACAATAGAAAGCCTTTTAGAACCATATGTCCCATTCTCGTTCCCTTTTCATCCGGACAGGCATCTGATAGAATGTCTTTTTTGATTCTCGTCCCATTTTCGTTCAAACTGGAGTATTACAATGGGTCTCGTCCCATTCGCATTTCAAACTCGTTTGAACGACGAATCACAGTGGGTATCATTCAATTGTAGTCTGGACGATTAGTTTTGTTGTCGCACTCGAACGAGTTCATTTATATGTTCGAACGCGGCATGTTCTATAGGATTTTTAGGAACTTCATGAGAGGGGTTTTCAAACAGGCCATTTATCAATTCGAATGGTGAAGTCAGGAATTGACTATaaataactaaaactcaaatttCTAGCTCATTTCTCTCATCTCCCACGACACAAGCA contains the following coding sequences:
- the LOC133877278 gene encoding protein VAC14 homolog produces the protein MADALSVIPASVLRNLSDKLYEKRKNAALEVEGIVKQLATAGDHDKITAVINLLILDFTYSAQANYRKGGLIGLAAATVGLTSEAAQHLEQIVPPVLNSFSDQDSRVRYYACEALYNIAKVVRGDFIVFFNQIFDALCKLSADSDANVQSAAHLLDRLVKDIVTESDQFSIEEFIPLLRERMNVLNPYVRQFLVGWITVLDSVPDIDMLGFLPDFLDGLFNMLSDSSHEIRQQADSALSEFLQEIKNSPSVDYGRMAEILVQRAASLDEFTRLTAITWINEFVKLGGDQLVPYYADILGAILPCISDKEEKIRVVARETNEELRSINADPAEGFDVGPILTIARRQLSSEWEATRIEALHWISTLLNRHRTEVLSFLDDIFDTLLKALSDPSDEVVLLVLEVHACIAKDLLHFRQLVVFLVHNFRIDNSLLEKRGALIIRRLCVLLNAERVYRELSTILEGESDLDFASIMVQALNLILLTSSELSELRDLLKHSLVDPAGRNLFVSLYASWCHSPMAIISLCLLAQTYQHASVVIQSLVEEDINVKFLVQLDKLIRLLETPIFAYLRLQLLEPGRYIWLLKALYGLLMLLPQQSAAFKILRTRLKTVPSYSFNGEQLRRTSSGNPYQTIHHMPSGSQITEDGDGIQDGGNSHNGINFASRLQQFEQMQHQHRMHAKAQAQLRNSSTTSLSKEVERPEEARRLPGSDASGPTSRSSRRGPGQLQL